Proteins encoded in a region of the Vicia villosa cultivar HV-30 ecotype Madison, WI linkage group LG5, Vvil1.0, whole genome shotgun sequence genome:
- the LOC131606713 gene encoding xyloglucan endotransglucosylase protein 6-like, giving the protein MSFKMCGFVCLMLVYCVSMSSSSKFDELFQPSWAFDHFVHEGDLLKLKLDNSSGAGFGSKNKYMFGKVSIQLKLVEGDSAGTVTAFYMSSEGTKHNEFDFEFLGNSTGEPYSVQTNVYVNGVGNREQRLNLWFDPTMDFHSYSIFWNQRQVVFLVDETPIRVHTNMEHRGIPYPKDQAMGVYSSIWNADDWATQGGRMKTDWTHAPFIATYKAFEINACECPISVAGMVNRKRCSSSEDKKYWWDEPNLSVLNLHQSHQLKWVRAKHMVYDYCNDASRFPVTPLECVHHRHS; this is encoded by the exons ATGTCTTTCAAAATGTGTGGGTTTGTGTGTCTGATGTTGGTGTATTGTGTGTCAATGTCCAGCTCTTCAAAGTTtgatgaactgttccaaccaagTTGGGCTTTTGACCATTTTGTTCATGAAGGAGATCTCCTTAAACTCAaacttgacaactcttccg GTGCTGGTTTTGGATCCAAAAACAAGTACATGTTTGGGAAAGTATCTATCCAACTCAAGCTTGTTGAAGGTGATTCTGCTGGGACTGTTACTGCTTTCTAT ATGTCATCGGAGGGTACAAAGCACAACGAGTTTGATTTTGAGTTTTTAGGAAACAGCACAGGTGAACCTTATTCTGTTCAAACAAATGTCTATGTTAATGGAGTTGGTAACCGTGAACAAAGACTTAACCTTTGGTTTGATCCTACTATGGATTTTCACTCTTACTCTATTTTCTGGAATCAACGCCAAGTTGT GTTTTTGGTGGATGAAACTCCAATAAGAGTCCACACAAACATGGAGCATAGGGGAATTCCATATCCAAAAGACCAGGCAATGGGTGTATACAGTTCAATATGGAATGCAGATGATTGGGCAACACAAGGAGGAAGAATGAAAACAGATTGGACTCATGCACCTTTCATTGCAACCTATAAAGCCTTTGAAATCAATGCATGTGAGTGTCCAATTTCAGTGGCTGGAATGGTTAATAGAAAGAGATGTAGCAGTAGTGAAGATAAGAAGTATTGGTGGGATGAACCAAATTTGTCAGTGCTTAATTTGCATCAGAGCCATCAACTGAAGTGGGTTAGGGCTAAACATATGGTTTATGATTATTGTAATGATGCTTCCAGGTTTCCTGTTACTCCTCTTGAATGTGTCCATCATCGTCATAGTTAA